In Halosimplex halophilum, the genomic stretch CGCGAGGGCGGCGCGCTGGAGGACCTGGCGCCGACGCTGCTGGAACTGATGGGCGTCGAGAAGCCGGCGGCGATGACCGGCGAGAGCCTGCTGGAGTAGCCGACCGCTCGCCGCTCGTTCTACAGCTCGACCGGCTCGCCGTCCTCGATGGATTCGTTGACCGCCAGCGTCAGCTCGAACGTCCGGCGGGCGTCCGCGTACGGCGAGCGCAGCCCTCCGCCGTCGCCCGACGCGACGGCGTCGACGAACGACTCGACCTCGGCGGCGTAGGGGTTGCGGTCGAACTCCTCGTCGATCGCCTCGCCGTCGACGACGCCGGAGACGGACTGTTCGGTCACTTCGAGTGTCGCGCCGTCGGCCACCACTTCGAGGCCGTGTTTGTCGTCCTCGGCCGCGCAGGAAGTCGAGACGTGCGATATCGCGCCCGACTCGTGGGTCATCGTCGCAGAGGTGGCGTCGGAGAAGTCGACGGCCTCCTCGATGCGGTGACTCCCGGCCGCCGCGACGCGCTCCACGTCGCCGGCGAGGTACCGGACGGTGTCGTAGACGTGGGTGGCCTGCTCGACGACCTGGCCGCCGGACTTGTCGGCGTGGCGCCACCAGTGGTCCTCGCCGCCGGCGACGCCGCCCCACCAGTAGCCGTCGACGTAACCCACGTCGCGCCCTGCCAGGATCTCCCGGGCGCGTTCGACCCCCGCGGAGTAGCGCCAGTCGTAGCCGACCTGCGCGAGCACGTCGTTGGCCTCGACCGCGGCCTCGATCTCGCGGGCCTTCTCCGCGGAGAGGGCGAGCGGCTTCTCGACGAACAGGTCGTAGCCGTGCTCGGCGGCGGCGGTCTCCTGGTCGTCGTGGGCAAAGGGCGGGAGACAGACGAAGACGGCGTCGGGGTCGGTCTCCGCGTAGCAGTCGTGGTGGTCGGAGAAGGCGGGGACTTCGAACCGCTCCGCGGCGGATTCGGCCGTCTCGGCGTCCACGTCGCAGACCCCGACGATCCGGGCGTCGTCGATGGCCTCGAGGTTGTCGAAGTGCTGCCACTGGGCGATGCCGCCGGCGCCGACGAAGGCGATGTCGACCGTCATTGCCGGAGTCGCGCGCCGGCCGGGCAAAAAGGCGGCGTCGGCGGAG encodes the following:
- a CDS encoding Gfo/Idh/MocA family protein produces the protein MTVDIAFVGAGGIAQWQHFDNLEAIDDARIVGVCDVDAETAESAAERFEVPAFSDHHDCYAETDPDAVFVCLPPFAHDDQETAAAEHGYDLFVEKPLALSAEKAREIEAAVEANDVLAQVGYDWRYSAGVERAREILAGRDVGYVDGYWWGGVAGGEDHWWRHADKSGGQVVEQATHVYDTVRYLAGDVERVAAAGSHRIEEAVDFSDATSATMTHESGAISHVSTSCAAEDDKHGLEVVADGATLEVTEQSVSGVVDGEAIDEEFDRNPYAAEVESFVDAVASGDGGGLRSPYADARRTFELTLAVNESIEDGEPVEL